The Schistocerca nitens isolate TAMUIC-IGC-003100 chromosome 2, iqSchNite1.1, whole genome shotgun sequence nucleotide sequence cgctcagtagctcggttcgggcttttgttgaagtttcgagaacataccttcaccgaggagtcaagcagtatattgctccctcctacgtatatctcgcgaagagaccatgtggataaaatcagagagattagagcccacacagaggcataccgacaatccttctttccacgaacaatacgagactggaatagaagggagaacagatagacgtactcaaggtgccctccgccacacaccgtcaggtggcttgcggagtatggatgtagatgtagatggagatgtagatctgCCGACATCCGGTCGGCCGCATTTTCAAATAAGCGCGCCGCCAGTTACGCCGTCGCATTTCGTACAGCCACGAACGGTTACGTCGCTGCCAACGAGAAGCAAGCgtcccctctccggagctccatCGTAGAGTGTTCTTACGTTAGAACATTCATACACTGTGCCCATTCTGTGTGGCTACCAGTTGAATGAGATTTACAGACTTCCATAGCGGCCAGGGTCGTCCTTTACTGGATATTCATAGTGTTTAAGACTGTCTGAAGCGTAATTAATTTGTATCGACATATATTTcaacattcaaatctactgttcGTAACTGACGCTGCAgctacagcaacaaagttatgtcTTACTTCtagtatttgatattagatgtaaaataaattaatatatgaaTTCCCTGTTTATGAACAGCATCTGTGCCAAGCTTGAGTGCCCACTAAAGAACTACACACTGTGCAAGGAGGTAAAACATAAACTAGTAAGAAACAGAGATTGATAGTAATATAAGGATTACCTTTAAACAGACAATTGTACTTCTGAACTAGATCTTTGCAGAAGTCCTTCAGTTCTGCCACTGTGTCAGGCATGTCCAGAGACTCCACACTCCCCAGTTCAGACATTTTGGGCATCCGTCTGCTTTTCTTCGGACCAAGAGCTTTCTTATCGCCATATATGGCtcttctttccacaacctgtatgTTTTTGTCGAGCGTATTTAGTTCATCAGAcaattcttgaaccattttctctaaatATTCCTTTTTACTTTCGTTATTTGTCAGCCATTCCACAAGACCTTCCCTACTTTCTTCCTCTTCCGGtgtttcttcttccatttcttctagttcacttttcAGGTCCTCAATAAATCCCTCGAGCTCTTCTTTTAGGCACTTTAGTAGTTCAAGTTCACCTTCTTCTTTTGATGGATTATTTGATTCCATTCGATTGAACATAAGCCATTCTTCAACGTATTTTGAAATGTAGGTACCCTCTGCAGCGATCTCAGTGGTATCTGGAATTTCATCATCTTCGTACACATATGGGGCCTGAGCCTCGATGCAGTTTCTAAGCTTTTGTATGTATACAGATTGTTTGCGAAGAAGTTCTTCCATATTCTTTCTCATAAGCCGTACTAAGTTTGTATCCTTTTCGTCTTCCTCTTGATTACCGTACTGAGTTTCCAATTCGCCTACGGTCTTTAAGCGTTCTTCTACTTTATTATCGAGAGGTTCCTTTTCCGTGTCAATGCCTGACCATTCACCAAACGCTGGGCTCTCAGGATCCATATGCTTTCGTTGCAGGTCGACGTACTCCAATAGCTTCGCAATGTGATCACTCTGTTCCTTCACAAACGCATAAGCGCGCGCAAGGTCTAATTCAGCTATGTAACTATCCAAGCAAGATTCCTGGATTAAATACCTCATTAATAAGTTATTCACAGAGTTAAGTTTTTGCGCCCTTTCCTCAAGAATTTCTTTGTACTTAATTAGCTCTTCTGGCGTTTCTTCTCCTAGTTCGTTTATAACGCCATCTATGCTCGCAACTGCTTCACCAATTTCGCTCAAATACCTTTCAAATTTAGCACTGTCAGCTTTTAGTATTTCTAGATAATCGGTTCGTTTTTGAAATTGGCGTGGAGCGAAGGAACCCCTTTCAGCTCTTTTAAAAGTTTGTTTCAACAGAGCAATTAGGTCAGGATTCTCAAGCCTTTCCAAAAACTGTTCTTTCTCTTCAGCTAATTGGAGAGCTTTGGGAAGGTCTTCTATGTGTCGCTGCTTCGCTGCTATGAATAACCTTTCGTACTGGACACCTATGAAGTCTTTCAGTTCTCTCAGCTCGTGACTCAGCAACTCTATGTCTACTGACAGTGACCGGCTGCCCTCACTGTATTGTCCCACAGAGCCGCGGCTGCCTCCTGCTCCACTTCCAATAACGGAACCTTTCTGACTGCCGCTGATCGAACCTTCCTTGCTTCCTTCTTCGCcctcttctccttctccctcttGGCCTTCGCCTTCGGCGACTTCttcgccttcttcttcttctccctcttcgGGCGGTTTCTCTTCATCTCCTTCCGACATATTCACAGCTGTGGCACTTCTCTAGTCTTGGACGAGGTTAGTAATTCCGATTCTTTGTTAAGTTACTGGGTGTTACGAGGACTTCACTCTGAAAAGTAATCGTAAATCATTAATTTAAAGTCACTAAAAGGCAAATTTCATGGTATTCTATCGGTTTATTGATTTCAGGCTGGTTGACTAGATACCGACCGAGAAAAAAGAGATATGTATTTCGCCAACAGAGAAGTCATTGAGGCATGGACCAGGATTAACTGCCGAGGTATGTCATATTTCCTTACAGTCTCCCTGTCTTCTCCATCCTCAAATATAGCTCGCTGTTATCCCATTTTAATGAGCCTCAGATGACTACGATTTTAATGACAGTGATTAAATAGAGAAAAAAAACTACGCACCACCATGGAGTTACGGAAATTGGTCACAAAATGATATTCATACAGGAATCAACGAAAAAGGCAAAACGGTATACTTTGGTGGCCGACGGATGAACATCCGACGCTACAGCGAAATTTCCGCAGCGCAGTTGGCAAAAATAGTAAacgggggacatgtcgataccagggcattaagccattgcgaatttcattccgtttaCTCAGATGGAAGTTACTATGTctctaaaaaaatggctccaagcactatgggacttaaaatctgagggcatcagtcctctagacttagaactacttaaacctaactaaactaagtacatcacacacatccatgcccgaggaggattcgaacctgcgacagtagcagaagcgcggttccagactgaagcgcctagaaccgctcggccacaacggcccgctCTATGTCTctcagacaggcgcgtgaacaatatacgcagatgtcagcatttgagggaTGCCGTGTACTTGGGCTCAAAGAACACGGTACttataatcggcgaatcgctccacatttgaataggagcgatgccaccatTCGACGATGCTGGCAGGAATTGGCGAACCACAGTCGAACACAACATGAAGAAAGAAGCGGTCGATCTAGAGAGACGATGGAACAAGAAGACGAGAAATCACCAGAGAGGTGCTCAGAGCCCCATAGTCATCATTATTGTCGATCTGACGTATACTGGTGCTTGAGTGATCAGCAGACCATTAACAGGCAACTCAGAGAAAGGCGCTGAGCTGATGGCGCCCGTTGTGCGGACGACCATTGGCCTCTGTACACCAACACGCCCGTCTGcaatggtgtcgggcacattcgaatTCGAATCTCATTGACGGGGGCACAATTATCTTCAGTGGTAAGTCCTGCTACGatctgagctccgatgaccagagaAGATGTGTCTGGTGACGTCCCGAAGAGCGGTGGGATATCAACTTGACTGTCGCCCTCATGACCagacgtgatggtttggggtgccacttcatttcatatcagcagtatccttacagcacagcagcgcgtcgacggtattctacgccctgtCTAATCTTTCCTGGCAAGctatcatgggcttacatttcagcaagataatgcccgttcgcccacggcgaaagtttctactttTCGTCTTCGTGGTtgcgaaaccctaccttgaccaacaAGAACGCCGTATCCCTCCGCTCTTGGAACCTTTTGTtgcgaaaccctaccttgaccaacaAGAACGCCGGATCCCTCCGCTCTTGGAACATTTGGGGCATTATGCGCAGGCCCTCCACCCAGCTAGGAATTTTAACGATCtgacacgccagttggacagaatttggcacgatatccctcagaagacaTCCAGCTGCTGTATCACTCAATGCCAAGCCAAAGAGCTACTTGCAAAATGGCCTGAGTGGTCCCAAAGGGTTATTGAATTGGTGgtgccctttctcttgaataaatcatccagtgcttctgaaactgtaatcattgatTAGTGATATGTCtgtatgtgtacatcacatctatcgatttccatcacattcggataattccttcgtggtgcgccgtttGTTTTGTCTTTGAGTGTATACAATATTttcatatagtaataataataatagttaattGCTTAACTATAGTAAAATGTacgctaacaataataataatttgttggaATTAGTGCTTGGTAAATCGTTTTAGCATAACATACAAAaaattgaaatacagacaacag carries:
- the LOC126235549 gene encoding myosin-9-like; amino-acid sequence: MRKQGEGGKEKARRRQGEVKEKSRRSQGEVKEKSRRSQGEVKEKSRRSQGEVKEKSRRSQGEVKEKSRRSQGEVKEKSRRSQGEVKEKSRRSQGEVKEKSRRSQGEVKEKSRRSQGEVKEKSRRSQGEVKEKSRRSQGEVKEKSRRSQGEVKEKSRRSQGEVKEKSRRSQGEVKEKSRRSQGEVKEKSRRSQGEVKEKSRRSQGEVKEKSRRRGSRGSVGQYSEGSRSLSVDIELLSHELRELKDFIGVQYERLFIAAKQRHIEDLPKALQLAEEKEQFLERLENPDLIALLKQTFKRAERGSFAPRQFQKRTDYLEILKADSAKFERYLSEIGEAVASIDGVINELGEETPEELIKYKEILEERAQKLNSVNNLLMRYLIQESCLDSYIAELDLARAYAFVKEQSDHIAKLLEYVDLQRKHMDPESPAFGEWSGIDTEKEPLDNKVEERLKTVGELETQYGNQEEDEKDTNLVRLMRKNMEELLRKQSVYIQKLRNCIEAQAPYVYEDDEIPDTTEIAAEGTYISKYVEEWLMFNRMESNNPSKEEGELELLKCLKEELEGFIEDLKSELEEMEEETPEEEESREGLVEWLTNNESKKEYLEKMVQELSDELNTLDKNIQVVERRAIYGDKKALGPKKSRRMPKMSELGSVESLDMPDTVAELKDFCKDLVQKYNCLFKVYTMRMNLNDEKRRQEQLREKIDKVIDSKHARKRGITPRLHTATKAAATLAAQLPDLLLIQQQQFQQQSQFEWRGLLAFDRPQPTASLKLQSMLLLLHSKHGERWTPHQSLLEVCRFHSQGCNSSGATSAWAGGQHFDSLGCGTGGSHQIEGPDHRESGVMMAVRGGRHCQCNSLNCSNGSVDQREGLGIGEGGVAAAVQYGGGGGGGGFGD